The Leptospira bouyouniensis genome has a segment encoding these proteins:
- a CDS encoding SpoIIE family protein phosphatase: protein MNRKTLFWDLTFKLEAFTHTVPVPFAVYYAIITQKMEANHWKIFIALCLVFATGIGLLGTFVRHLLLKFLYAKIEKMRLPSNTSPLSIEEKEYAKSVKILLFRYPLIEAIIIVIRWLSGVIPISLLFFYLVEYTPSVARSAIFTFVMIAPISFVTYYFITESSIRNLFDLPQFKNVELQEKDIPKFNYFTRILVAFFSLAALPFVIFSYILYSLATGEIAVEDPMIPIVTVSFIFIIPLIVCSYVVAKSVNEGLNETSRSLGELAKGNFDVLVTAKSSDDFARQAFYLNSVIGTLKNMYAEIRNLNEGLEEKVTLRTDELNQSLNDISKLKVQQDGDYYLIYQLLNPFAIKDINSKTFHVEHFLRQKKAFEFKNQKYEIGGDINISHTIQLQDRKYILFVNADAMGKSMQGAGGALVFGSVFQSIVQRTKTDPGFKNLSPVEWLRSNLQELQLIFETFDGTMLVSLTMGLIEEGTGKLHFLNAEHPMIVLYRNDRANFLFPIISYRKLGTLGATPISKVNEFQLQPNDVLLIGSDGKDDLLFKNEEGEWEVLSEDEIFLEIVEKTKGNLESIIKEVDALGQVIDDFSIIRIAYESD from the coding sequence ATGAACAGGAAAACCTTATTTTGGGACCTAACTTTTAAACTTGAGGCGTTTACACATACCGTTCCTGTACCCTTCGCAGTATATTATGCCATCATCACCCAAAAGATGGAGGCAAACCATTGGAAAATTTTTATTGCCTTATGTCTCGTATTTGCCACTGGCATCGGATTATTAGGTACTTTTGTACGACATCTTCTTCTCAAATTCCTTTATGCCAAAATTGAGAAAATGAGACTTCCATCTAACACGTCTCCGCTTTCGATAGAAGAAAAGGAATATGCGAAGTCTGTAAAAATTCTACTTTTCCGCTATCCATTGATTGAAGCAATCATCATCGTAATACGTTGGTTATCTGGCGTTATCCCAATCAGTTTACTCTTTTTTTATTTGGTCGAATATACACCATCAGTCGCCAGGTCAGCAATTTTCACATTTGTAATGATTGCACCCATTTCTTTTGTTACGTATTATTTTATTACTGAAAGTTCGATTCGTAACCTTTTTGATTTACCTCAATTTAAAAACGTCGAATTACAAGAAAAGGACATTCCTAAGTTTAATTATTTTACAAGAATTTTAGTTGCATTTTTTAGTTTAGCCGCATTACCTTTTGTTATTTTTTCATATATCTTATATTCACTTGCAACTGGTGAAATCGCAGTTGAGGATCCAATGATCCCAATTGTAACAGTTTCCTTTATCTTCATCATTCCTCTCATTGTGTGTTCCTATGTTGTTGCTAAATCTGTTAACGAAGGATTGAATGAAACCAGTCGTTCTCTTGGGGAACTAGCAAAAGGAAATTTTGATGTTCTTGTTACAGCTAAATCAAGTGATGATTTCGCAAGACAAGCATTTTATCTTAACTCCGTGATCGGAACTTTGAAGAACATGTATGCGGAAATCCGGAACTTAAATGAAGGATTAGAAGAAAAGGTTACATTAAGAACCGATGAGTTAAACCAGAGTCTCAACGATATCAGTAAACTTAAAGTCCAACAAGATGGAGATTATTATTTAATTTATCAATTACTCAATCCGTTTGCCATTAAAGATATCAATAGCAAAACCTTTCATGTTGAACACTTCCTGCGCCAAAAGAAAGCCTTTGAATTTAAAAATCAAAAGTATGAAATAGGCGGAGACATTAATATCTCTCACACCATCCAACTTCAGGATCGTAAATATATTTTGTTTGTTAATGCAGATGCTATGGGGAAATCGATGCAAGGCGCTGGTGGTGCACTCGTGTTTGGATCTGTCTTCCAATCAATTGTCCAACGAACCAAAACTGATCCAGGATTTAAAAATTTATCACCCGTAGAATGGTTACGATCTAATTTACAAGAGTTACAATTGATTTTTGAAACTTTCGATGGGACGATGTTAGTTTCTCTGACTATGGGTCTTATTGAAGAAGGAACTGGCAAACTCCACTTTCTCAATGCGGAGCATCCAATGATTGTTCTCTATCGAAACGATAGAGCTAATTTTTTGTTTCCGATCATCTCCTATCGTAAATTGGGAACATTGGGAGCAACTCCAATCAGCAAAGTGAATGAGTTCCAACTCCAACCCAATGACGTACTTCTCATCGGCTCTGACGGCAAGGACGACCTTCTCTTTAAAAATGAGGAAGGGGAATGGGAAGTGTTATCAGAAGATGAAATTTTTCTAGAAATTGTCGAAAAGACAAAAGGAAATTTGGAATCGATCATCAAGGAAGTGGATGCACTTGGCCAAGTCATCGACGATTTTTCGATCATTCGGATCGCCTATGAAAGTGATTGA
- a CDS encoding MFS transporter, with translation MSHSKLKLPVKMGYGFAETGITAVQLFTQIYLLKFYTEIIGLNSSLAGIALSISVIWDAISDPLMGRISDHTKTRFGRRRPYIFIGGILLSIAVLLLFSPPQISSQLGKFSYLLSVYLLVNTAMTIISVPHIALGGELSFERNERTSVFGWRLFFSNIGMLIGMIVPAAILQSLGDETSKENIITSRTIAGEIVSLVILVSSIITFWVTKGKDNIEVEKENKLPFFLSFGSVLKNKMFLVLLFAFVIATIGRTFNSAIALYYYEYRLGLKESQVVINILLPFFLVLMLSIAFWVWISKQIGKKIPAFFGVFGLGLLTVIVYPLFPYGELRPPLIAAFFGGIFAGSILIMDSILTDVVDYDEYKTGEKREGLYFGIWKMGVKFSQAFGIAITGFLLDAIGFQNGLSTQSSEVGFRLALIFGPGVGFFFILGSIIFLFFPLTDAKHIQVQRILTKRALKKETR, from the coding sequence ATGAGCCATTCTAAACTAAAACTTCCCGTCAAAATGGGATACGGATTTGCCGAAACTGGTATAACAGCCGTTCAACTCTTTACTCAAATTTATCTTCTCAAGTTTTATACTGAAATCATAGGTTTAAATTCAAGTTTAGCCGGAATTGCTTTGTCCATTTCTGTCATTTGGGATGCGATTAGTGATCCACTTATGGGAAGGATCTCGGACCATACAAAAACTCGGTTCGGACGCAGAAGACCTTATATTTTCATTGGTGGCATATTATTATCAATTGCAGTATTGTTACTTTTCTCTCCGCCGCAAATCTCCTCTCAACTTGGTAAATTTTCTTATTTGTTAAGTGTTTATCTTTTGGTGAACACTGCCATGACAATCATCTCCGTTCCACATATTGCTCTCGGAGGAGAACTTAGTTTTGAGCGTAATGAACGTACTTCGGTATTTGGTTGGCGTTTGTTTTTTAGTAACATAGGTATGCTTATCGGAATGATCGTTCCCGCGGCCATATTACAGTCTCTAGGTGATGAGACTTCGAAAGAAAATATCATCACATCGAGAACAATTGCAGGTGAAATTGTATCTCTTGTAATTTTAGTTTCTTCGATCATCACTTTTTGGGTCACAAAAGGAAAAGATAATATTGAAGTGGAAAAGGAAAATAAACTCCCCTTCTTTTTATCTTTTGGTTCCGTTTTAAAAAACAAAATGTTTCTTGTTTTGTTGTTTGCATTTGTCATCGCAACCATCGGCAGAACCTTTAACTCAGCGATTGCATTGTATTATTATGAATACAGATTGGGACTAAAAGAATCGCAAGTGGTCATCAATATCTTATTGCCTTTTTTTCTCGTCCTTATGTTATCCATTGCTTTTTGGGTATGGATTTCAAAACAGATTGGAAAAAAAATACCAGCATTCTTTGGTGTATTTGGATTAGGACTCCTTACTGTCATCGTTTATCCTTTGTTTCCTTATGGAGAACTGAGACCTCCACTCATCGCTGCATTTTTTGGCGGTATCTTTGCTGGTTCCATATTGATTATGGATTCCATACTTACAGATGTAGTCGACTATGATGAATACAAAACAGGTGAAAAGCGCGAAGGGTTATATTTTGGTATTTGGAAAATGGGTGTCAAATTCTCTCAAGCATTTGGTATCGCCATCACTGGTTTTTTACTCGATGCCATTGGATTCCAAAACGGTTTGAGTACACAATCTTCTGAAGTTGGATTTCGGCTTGCATTGATTTTTGGACCTGGGGTTGGATTTTTCTTTATCTTAGGTTCCATCATATTTCTGTTTTTCCCTTTAACAGATGCAAAACACATCCAAGTGCAACGAATCTTAACAAAAAGAGCATTGAAAAAGGAAACCAGGTAA
- a CDS encoding adenylate/guanylate cyclase domain-containing protein has translation MAPKQKFQFLAFLLIYFIVPFSACLFTLIFANYTSTAFLPEKFLVLFEATRVTQDFTLFALTWAPFPIITIILFFYSLPVADYLFKKEKCSYLSEEKARHRIVHSPIIISLYGFVGWELSTFLSVFRIDTLYPEAPPQSILTVTILFAFWGLFAFAFSYATTNYLNKTLIIPCVFPEGGLGKYAKGKQFSIVTKQIIFWTASTLFPIVLLIFGLLLRTNQNLFDLHLLIHTDVLFEVIAIMLFFSFVFSVTFAISIQHPLNKIEEATELIKEQKFDTRVTIFSSDELGLLGDAVNEMAEGLAERERIKDTFGRIVDPRVRDYLLSNEHSLGGKVVDATILFSDLRDFTKLSEKRTPEEVLYILNRYFQEMSNAIEIHGGFINKFIGDAILAVFGTPMPMLDHADRAFQTALQMQKNLDLLNKQFLGEGLTELKMGIGIHTGSLLVGNIGSANRMEFTVIGDTVNTASRVEGLCKGLQKNLLITENTANLLADSIRDRLQSEGEYELKGRESKEKIYSYPIS, from the coding sequence ATGGCACCAAAGCAAAAATTCCAGTTCCTTGCATTTTTACTGATTTATTTTATTGTTCCTTTCTCTGCTTGTTTGTTCACATTAATCTTTGCCAACTATACTTCCACAGCCTTTCTTCCTGAAAAATTTTTAGTATTGTTTGAAGCAACAAGAGTTACTCAAGATTTTACACTATTCGCATTGACTTGGGCACCATTTCCCATCATCACAATCATTCTATTTTTTTATAGTTTACCAGTAGCTGATTACTTATTCAAAAAAGAAAAATGTAGTTACCTCTCCGAAGAAAAAGCACGCCATAGAATCGTTCATTCTCCCATTATCATTAGTTTATATGGATTTGTCGGTTGGGAATTATCCACGTTTCTTTCTGTATTCCGGATTGACACTCTTTACCCGGAAGCCCCACCCCAAAGTATATTGACTGTTACGATCTTATTTGCTTTTTGGGGACTATTTGCATTTGCCTTTTCATACGCTACTACGAATTATCTGAACAAAACATTGATTATACCATGTGTATTTCCAGAGGGTGGACTTGGTAAATATGCAAAAGGAAAACAGTTTTCTATTGTCACAAAACAAATTATTTTTTGGACAGCCTCTACATTATTTCCAATCGTACTTTTGATATTTGGTTTATTACTAAGGACAAATCAAAATCTATTCGATTTACACCTATTGATTCACACAGATGTTTTATTTGAAGTGATTGCCATTATGTTATTCTTCTCTTTTGTTTTTTCTGTAACTTTTGCAATTAGTATACAACATCCTCTCAATAAAATTGAAGAAGCAACAGAACTCATCAAAGAACAAAAGTTTGATACTAGAGTCACAATCTTTAGTTCAGATGAATTAGGACTTCTCGGAGATGCAGTAAACGAAATGGCAGAAGGACTTGCAGAAAGAGAAAGGATCAAAGATACGTTTGGGAGAATCGTAGATCCAAGAGTGAGAGATTATCTCCTATCCAATGAACATAGCTTAGGTGGAAAAGTAGTTGATGCCACCATTCTTTTTTCAGACTTAAGAGATTTTACTAAACTTTCAGAAAAAAGAACTCCAGAAGAAGTTTTATACATCTTAAATCGATACTTCCAAGAAATGAGTAATGCCATCGAAATCCATGGTGGATTTATCAATAAATTCATTGGAGATGCGATTTTAGCGGTTTTTGGAACACCAATGCCAATGTTAGACCATGCGGATCGCGCTTTCCAAACCGCACTCCAAATGCAAAAGAATTTAGACCTTCTCAACAAACAATTTTTAGGAGAAGGATTAACAGAGCTGAAGATGGGGATTGGGATCCACACGGGGAGTTTACTTGTAGGAAACATTGGATCTGCCAATCGAATGGAATTTACAGTCATTGGAGATACAGTGAACACAGCATCTCGTGTGGAAGGATTGTGTAAAGGGTTACAAAAAAACCTTCTCATCACAGAAAACACGGCAAACCTTTTGGCCGATTCCATCCGAGACCGGTTACAATCAGAAGGTGAATATGAACTCAAAGGCAGGGAATCGAAAGAAAAAATATACTCCTACCCTATATCATAA
- a CDS encoding DUF4468 domain-containing protein, producing the protein MQKRVLLLLFFFLLFQNSMCLKLWIVSSKMRTTEDARDHKTYQKTRSYLKAKQWLEYKLDPELSKIEFENQETGELRGIGLIKCYVPYGIGEVDANEHEFEYIVKVRDGHAEMQINKIFSFIRDPNDIILNYGPKNEKVAKVTIRSCFRPLLDDFFEFIK; encoded by the coding sequence ATGCAGAAACGAGTATTGCTATTATTATTCTTTTTCCTGTTATTCCAAAACTCCATGTGTTTGAAACTTTGGATTGTTTCTTCAAAAATGCGAACCACAGAAGATGCCAGAGACCATAAAACGTACCAAAAAACCAGAAGTTATCTCAAAGCAAAACAATGGTTGGAATACAAACTAGACCCGGAACTTTCGAAGATCGAATTTGAGAACCAAGAAACAGGGGAACTCAGAGGGATCGGCCTCATCAAATGTTACGTTCCCTATGGAATTGGAGAAGTTGACGCCAATGAACATGAATTTGAATACATAGTAAAGGTGCGGGATGGCCATGCAGAGATGCAAATTAACAAAATCTTTTCATTTATCCGCGATCCAAATGATATCATTTTAAATTACGGCCCAAAAAATGAGAAAGTTGCGAAAGTGACGATCAGGTCTTGTTTTCGGCCACTCCTCGACGATTTTTTCGAGTTTATCAAATAA
- a CDS encoding lysophospholipid acyltransferase family protein produces MENTVDQVKKNVENIKKFVTPFFNLAVNTTVYGYHNIVPTGKLILTCNHRSDMDPFVIGSLFPRFISWIAAEYTTRIPLFKDLVEKTGTIPMAIDGNISMASIKKVQQVFKNGDVLGIFPEGHDYMVKNDFSAPLANFHTGFAAFSLRNKVDILPSVIIPEEETITDYPIPPLVRAFMGMPKEVCDIKRRVVYKKINVVFGEVIKYENYAHLPLDKGMVAVSDETKRRMGELQKVDYLKK; encoded by the coding sequence ATGGAAAATACCGTAGACCAAGTCAAAAAAAACGTTGAGAACATCAAAAAGTTTGTGACTCCGTTTTTTAATTTGGCTGTGAACACAACTGTCTACGGTTACCATAACATCGTACCGACTGGCAAACTCATCCTTACTTGTAACCATCGAAGTGATATGGATCCTTTTGTGATTGGTTCTCTATTTCCCAGATTCATCTCTTGGATAGCAGCAGAATACACAACAAGGATCCCTCTCTTCAAAGACTTAGTGGAAAAAACTGGAACCATTCCTATGGCAATTGATGGAAATATTTCAATGGCTAGTATCAAAAAAGTACAACAAGTCTTTAAAAATGGGGATGTGCTTGGAATATTTCCAGAAGGGCATGATTATATGGTGAAAAATGATTTCTCTGCACCTCTTGCCAATTTCCATACTGGATTTGCTGCCTTTAGTTTACGAAACAAAGTAGACATCTTACCTTCTGTCATCATCCCAGAAGAAGAAACCATCACAGATTACCCAATCCCACCACTTGTGCGCGCCTTTATGGGAATGCCCAAAGAAGTGTGTGATATCAAACGTCGAGTGGTGTATAAAAAAATCAATGTGGTGTTTGGTGAAGTGATCAAATATGAAAATTATGCTCACCTACCGCTTGACAAAGGTATGGTGGCCGTTTCTGATGAAACGAAACGGCGAATGGGTGAATTACAAAAAGTAGATTATCTAAAAAAGTAA
- the dapF gene encoding diaminopimelate epimerase yields the protein MKINFTKMEGIGNDYVYIDATKNDIRLTPEQIQKLSDRNFGIGGDGVIFIRNSKSGEFQMDMYNSDGSSSEMCGNGVRCVGKFVYDHGLTKNQKPTIETGKGVLTLDLKTDTNGKVEMVTVDMGEPILKPSLVPIVWPGQDPVINQEIEVQGKKYHFTAVSMGNPHCVIYVDDADDFPVREIGPIIENHPLFPRRVNVEFVSIKGKDHLYQRTWERGTGETLACGTGACAVTVASILNGKTGRSVRIDLRGGTLHIEWKENGSVMMTGPAKEVFSGEVEI from the coding sequence ATGAAAATCAACTTCACCAAAATGGAAGGAATTGGAAACGACTACGTGTACATTGATGCAACGAAAAACGATATCCGACTCACTCCAGAACAAATCCAAAAACTATCCGACCGCAATTTTGGAATCGGTGGAGATGGTGTGATTTTCATACGCAATTCAAAATCTGGTGAATTCCAAATGGATATGTACAACTCTGATGGAAGTTCTTCCGAAATGTGTGGGAATGGAGTTCGTTGTGTTGGAAAATTTGTTTATGACCATGGTCTTACCAAAAACCAAAAACCTACCATCGAAACGGGAAAAGGAGTTCTCACTCTAGATCTTAAAACTGATACAAATGGCAAAGTGGAAATGGTAACAGTCGATATGGGTGAACCTATCCTCAAACCATCTCTTGTGCCTATCGTATGGCCTGGGCAAGACCCAGTCATCAACCAAGAGATCGAAGTCCAAGGAAAAAAATATCATTTTACTGCTGTTAGTATGGGCAATCCACATTGTGTGATTTACGTAGATGATGCAGATGATTTCCCAGTGAGAGAAATTGGTCCCATCATTGAAAACCACCCATTATTTCCAAGACGAGTGAATGTCGAATTTGTATCCATCAAAGGCAAAGACCATCTCTACCAAAGGACATGGGAAAGAGGGACAGGTGAAACATTAGCTTGTGGTACTGGGGCATGTGCCGTGACAGTCGCTTCCATTTTGAATGGCAAAACCGGACGATCCGTACGGATCGATTTACGCGGAGGAACACTCCACATTGAATGGAAAGAAAATGGCTCAGTGATGATGACAGGACCTGCCAAAGAAGTTTTTTCTGGAGAAGTGGAGATCTAG
- a CDS encoding class I SAM-dependent methyltransferase encodes MKSCILCQSTESKTVFNENGIPILECQNCGHVYSSYEQEEHYEGYWDGAEQTYDLEWWDNAHRAVYSDFIKTYLKEPKGNLLDVGCGLGFFVKAVLQNKPGWTAVGYEISKQAVKFANEQNGMKTVYAGLVQDSKLPKESFDTITLWDVIEHIPKPHSLLTYLHSLLKPGGVLFLQTPNFPIQLAKANLKVKLKGMKEGVHYLEAKDHVNNYKMATLAELGKQCGFTNPEYKVLMPILSVSGSKSKLAVYIKLAYYYFTKLVFTLSFKTINWNNTLFLTLKKP; translated from the coding sequence ATGAAATCTTGTATCCTTTGCCAATCAACTGAGTCCAAAACTGTTTTTAATGAAAATGGAATTCCCATATTGGAATGCCAAAATTGTGGCCATGTTTATTCCTCATATGAACAAGAAGAACACTACGAAGGATACTGGGACGGCGCAGAACAAACATATGACTTGGAATGGTGGGACAACGCACACAGGGCAGTGTATTCCGATTTTATCAAAACCTATTTAAAAGAACCCAAAGGGAATCTTTTGGATGTTGGGTGTGGACTTGGTTTTTTTGTGAAAGCAGTCCTCCAAAACAAACCAGGTTGGACTGCCGTTGGGTATGAGATTTCCAAACAAGCAGTAAAATTTGCCAATGAACAAAATGGGATGAAAACGGTGTATGCTGGTCTTGTACAAGATTCAAAATTACCAAAAGAAAGTTTTGATACCATCACCCTTTGGGATGTTATCGAACACATCCCGAAACCACATTCCCTTCTTACATACTTACATAGCCTTTTGAAACCAGGTGGTGTATTATTTTTGCAAACACCAAACTTTCCAATCCAATTAGCAAAAGCCAATCTAAAGGTGAAGTTAAAAGGAATGAAGGAAGGTGTTCATTATTTAGAAGCCAAAGACCATGTGAACAATTACAAAATGGCAACCCTAGCAGAACTCGGGAAACAATGTGGATTTACGAATCCAGAATACAAAGTTCTTATGCCTATTTTATCAGTATCAGGTAGCAAAAGTAAACTCGCAGTGTATATAAAGTTAGCTTATTATTATTTCACCAAACTCGTGTTTACTCTCAGTTTCAAAACGATCAATTGGAACAACACTTTATTTTTGACATTGAAAAAGCCATAA
- a CDS encoding HAD family hydrolase, whose translation MPLFLDLDNTILPSKGAYDYAIKHCALDWEERGLGENFLVLYDLARKQVKSQLKHHSSNRLRLLCFKLVWEMLRANESGQNSQTMPNSLGNPQDLMTRPGFQTKDIKEIFWLEERYFFHFLYYYSVEKNKDEYHKILFPKLVSLSHEFPIFLTTNETLRTQLLKVQGFLPDQFRFTLITSEEVGFEKPSKEFFQYVIMKTNVDPKDCILLGDNWEDDILGASSHGISCIHIPSMWGEGESVNELIVPEEMTGGSRRSDKPPLKNIWRASNIVSGLDYAKLWLFQCQK comes from the coding sequence ATGCCGTTATTTTTAGATTTAGATAATACAATTTTACCCTCCAAAGGAGCATACGATTATGCGATCAAACACTGTGCCTTGGATTGGGAAGAACGAGGGTTAGGTGAAAATTTTCTTGTTTTATATGATTTGGCAAGAAAACAAGTCAAATCCCAATTGAAACACCATAGTTCCAATCGATTGCGATTATTGTGTTTTAAACTGGTATGGGAGATGTTACGAGCGAACGAGAGTGGCCAAAATTCTCAAACCATGCCCAATTCTTTAGGAAATCCACAAGACTTGATGACTCGTCCTGGTTTCCAAACTAAGGACATTAAAGAGATTTTTTGGTTGGAAGAACGGTATTTTTTTCATTTTCTCTATTATTACTCAGTAGAAAAAAATAAGGATGAATACCATAAAATATTATTCCCTAAGTTAGTATCCCTTTCACATGAGTTTCCAATTTTTCTCACGACAAATGAAACCCTTCGCACCCAACTATTGAAAGTCCAAGGATTTTTACCGGATCAATTTAGATTTACACTGATCACTTCAGAAGAAGTTGGATTTGAAAAACCTTCGAAGGAATTTTTCCAGTATGTAATTATGAAAACGAATGTAGATCCAAAAGATTGTATTTTACTCGGTGACAATTGGGAAGATGATATTTTAGGTGCAAGTTCCCATGGTATTTCTTGCATCCACATCCCTTCTATGTGGGGCGAAGGAGAATCGGTAAATGAGCTCATTGTACCGGAAGAGATGACTGGTGGAAGTCGTCGTAGTGACAAACCTCCTCTAAAGAATATTTGGCGGGCTTCCAATATCGTTTCTGGACTAGACTACGCTAAGTTATGGCTTTTTCAATGTCAAAAATAA
- the fliD gene encoding flagellar filament capping protein FliD, which translates to MPAYTMPGLMTGQNTNDIVKKLVELERRPIKRWETENEYAKMQIQIWGEVKNLSTNLQTKTRALVSFTAPFATKSVSSSVEGVITGEASRAAKSGNKSLEIIQMASKHQLSGVEIDTDIRLPEGSFTVYSGKSKETVTFPGGGLSELSSAIKNMAGNILESSIIKIDKDSSIITLTSVKTGKKNELQFSDPNGILKLAGLVGENKTSQEDTKQLLSIDGTKAKAWEPTKFKKSELETEKVTQTEEGIFLKPDTAFTLPIAVTEIKERAYFEVEVVGEAPAVMELGMSFEKEGSVRNKFLPITKTESKYIFQAGDFASDKNLTGIIVSNAATTPIQIKSVTLITPQAPGTAEPLKILQEAKDLKIKIDGVEITRDTNEGIADVMEGISFNVHKVTEEPVTLKIHVDHAKGSALIKEWVDAYNELMKFSKEVTSVEKNGKISDKKESDDSKAADISRDFWDNKSKSGLLAGENAILRLIASLKTTANSYYPATKENGFRVLTDIGISTGAVGSNWEKIQDGLLQIDQEKLIAVLSENPDGVRDLFASDPNNDAKMEEGVGIRLLEILRPYNQYASGIVTSKVKLLEESVAGNNKKIKEHESHLISFEAKLKQRFLYMEQGVGKNKSVGNYLQNNMFRGNGGE; encoded by the coding sequence ATGCCAGCATACACAATGCCGGGTCTTATGACCGGGCAAAACACAAACGATATCGTTAAAAAACTGGTCGAATTGGAACGTCGGCCGATCAAACGTTGGGAAACTGAAAATGAATATGCCAAAATGCAGATTCAGATTTGGGGAGAGGTAAAAAATCTCTCAACCAACTTACAAACCAAAACTAGGGCCCTTGTTTCCTTTACCGCTCCCTTTGCCACAAAATCGGTATCTTCTTCCGTCGAAGGAGTGATCACAGGGGAAGCATCTCGAGCTGCCAAATCAGGAAACAAATCATTAGAAATCATTCAAATGGCAAGTAAACACCAGTTATCTGGTGTAGAAATTGATACCGACATTCGTTTGCCAGAAGGAAGTTTTACTGTTTATTCTGGAAAGTCCAAAGAGACGGTCACTTTTCCTGGAGGGGGGCTTTCTGAATTATCGAGTGCCATCAAAAATATGGCAGGAAATATTCTAGAATCATCCATCATCAAAATTGACAAAGATTCTTCTATTATTACTTTAACATCCGTTAAAACAGGGAAAAAAAACGAACTCCAATTTTCAGATCCAAATGGAATTTTAAAACTCGCAGGCCTTGTAGGCGAAAACAAAACTTCACAGGAAGATACAAAACAATTACTTTCGATTGATGGAACCAAAGCAAAAGCTTGGGAACCAACTAAATTCAAAAAATCAGAATTAGAAACTGAAAAGGTCACACAAACTGAAGAAGGAATCTTTTTAAAACCAGATACAGCCTTCACACTCCCCATTGCTGTTACAGAAATCAAAGAAAGAGCTTATTTTGAAGTGGAAGTCGTTGGTGAAGCACCTGCGGTAATGGAACTTGGAATGAGTTTTGAAAAAGAAGGAAGTGTTCGAAATAAATTCCTTCCGATCACAAAAACAGAATCCAAATATATATTCCAGGCTGGTGACTTTGCCAGTGATAAAAATCTTACAGGGATCATTGTTTCCAATGCGGCAACCACTCCGATCCAGATCAAATCAGTAACATTAATTACACCACAAGCTCCGGGAACTGCAGAACCTTTAAAGATATTACAAGAAGCAAAAGATCTCAAAATCAAAATTGATGGTGTTGAAATCACTCGTGACACAAATGAAGGGATTGCCGACGTAATGGAAGGTATCTCATTTAATGTTCATAAGGTGACAGAAGAGCCAGTTACTTTAAAAATCCATGTGGACCATGCAAAAGGTTCCGCATTAATCAAAGAATGGGTAGATGCTTATAACGAACTCATGAAGTTTTCAAAAGAAGTCACTTCTGTTGAAAAAAATGGAAAAATTTCTGATAAAAAAGAAAGTGATGATTCCAAAGCTGCTGACATCTCAAGGGATTTTTGGGATAACAAATCGAAATCGGGACTTTTGGCCGGTGAAAATGCGATCCTAAGGCTTATTGCTTCCTTAAAAACTACCGCCAATTCCTATTACCCTGCTACAAAGGAAAATGGATTTCGGGTACTCACAGACATTGGAATTTCGACTGGAGCGGTTGGTTCGAATTGGGAAAAAATCCAAGATGGATTATTACAAATAGACCAGGAAAAACTCATCGCCGTTTTATCAGAAAATCCAGATGGAGTCCGAGATCTTTTTGCTTCGGATCCGAATAATGATGCTAAGATGGAAGAAGGTGTTGGAATTCGGTTATTAGAAATTCTTAGACCGTATAACCAATACGCATCAGGGATAGTCACAAGTAAGGTAAAACTTTTAGAAGAAAGTGTTGCTGGTAACAATAAAAAAATCAAAGAACATGAGTCACATCTCATCAGTTTTGAAGCAAAACTAAAACAACGATTTCTCTACATGGAACAAGGTGTCGGGAAAAACAAATCAGTTGGAAACTACTTACAGAATAATATGTTTAGAGGAAACGGTGGGGAATGA